One window from the genome of Apus apus isolate bApuApu2 chromosome 12, bApuApu2.pri.cur, whole genome shotgun sequence encodes:
- the IL13RA2 gene encoding interleukin-13 receptor subunit alpha-2 isoform X3 gives MAPWQLRALSVALLWGCVASSSSSHTAVAPPQDLQITDPGLLGSLDVEWKPPPNIQTFSECTVKYRFEYRNTGDRDWKVTFTRKLKFRVGFDLNRTAEVKVQTLLEGQCTDDVEVQSDWVYATFQIPLQGKLESEVQNFHCIYHDWEYLKCTWQPGLLAPRGVHYGLYYWYEGLDHAAQCDDYIQDHGINIGCMLQNLSQAEYKDLSICVNGSAAATVLRPLYVTLRLHNLAKPSPPKQLVVSMSAAEELQVAWSPPGGGTPPQCLEYEVQLAEDQRESKAAWVSVPTQMETTLTISRENQSRVSCVRVRGRTNIFCADQGFWSEWTQECFSVSRKEDQQLLILIPVILSLSSSLIIFMLIGQCKKRR, from the exons ATGGCTCCCTGGCAGCTTCGCGCTCTCTCCGTGgctctgctgtggggctgcgtggcctcctcctcctcctcccacaccGCAG tTGCTCCCCCACAAGATCTTCAGATCACTGATCCTGGACTTCTAGGTTCTCTCGACGTAGAGTGGAAACCTCCACCCAACATACAAACCTTCAGTGAATGCACAGTGAAATACAGGTTTGAATACCGAAACACTGGGGACAGAGACTGGAAG GTTACTTTTACTAGGAAGCTAAAATTCAGAGTTGGATTTGACCTCAACAGGACTGCTGAAGTGAAGGTACAGACACTGCTGGAAGGACAGTGTACTGACGATGTGGAGGTGCAGAGTGACTGGGTTTATGCTACCTTTCAGATCCCACTGCAAG GGAAGCTGGAATCAGAGGTTCAGAATTTCCACTGCATCTATCATGACTGGGAATACCTCAAGTGTACTTGGCAACCAGGTCTCCTTGCTCCTCGTGGTGTACATTATGGGCTATATTATTG GTATGAGGGGCTGGACCATGCAGCCCAGTGTGATGACTATATTCAGGACCACGGGATAAACATTGGCTGCATGTTGCAAAATCTGAGCCAGGCAGAATATAAGGACCTGAGCATCTGTGTCAACGGGTCGGCAGCAGCCACCGTGTTACGGCCGCTCTACGTCACCCTGCGCCTTCACAACCTAG CCAAACCCTCACCCCCAAAGCAGCTGGTGGTTTCCAtgtctgcagcagaggagctccaGGTGGCTTGGAGCCCACCAGGTGGTGGAACACCTCCCCAGTGCCTGGAGTATGAGGTTCAGCTGGCAGAAGATCAGAGGGAGTCCAAGGCTGCCTGGGTG tctgTGCCAACCCAAATGGAGACCACTTTAACAATTTCCAGGGAAAACCAAAGCCGTGTTTCATGTGTTCGGGTCAGAGggagaacaaatattttctgtgctgaCCAGGGCTTTTGGAGTGAATGGACACAGGAATGTTTCTCTG TGTCCAGAAAAGAGGACCAGCAGCTACTGATCCTCATTCCAGTCATCCTGAGTTTGTCAAGTAGCCTCATAATATTTATGTTGATTGGCCAGTGCAAGAAAAG GCGCTAG
- the IL13RA2 gene encoding interleukin-13 receptor subunit alpha-2 isoform X1: protein MAPWQLRALSVALLWGCVASSSSSHTAVAPPQDLQITDPGLLGSLDVEWKPPPNIQTFSECTVKYRFEYRNTGDRDWKVTFTRKLKFRVGFDLNRTAEVKVQTLLEGQCTDDVEVQSDWVYATFQIPLQGKLESEVQNFHCIYHDWEYLKCTWQPGLLAPRGVHYGLYYWYEGLDHAAQCDDYIQDHGINIGCMLQNLSQAEYKDLSICVNGSAAATVLRPLYVTLRLHNLAKPSPPKQLVVSMSAAEELQVAWSPPGGGTPPQCLEYEVQLAEDQRESKAAWVSVPTQMETTLTISRENQSRVSCVRVRGRTNIFCADQGFWSEWTQECFSVSRKEDQQLLILIPVILSLSSSLIIFMLIGQCKKRSPAGKPVHALAGC from the exons ATGGCTCCCTGGCAGCTTCGCGCTCTCTCCGTGgctctgctgtggggctgcgtggcctcctcctcctcctcccacaccGCAG tTGCTCCCCCACAAGATCTTCAGATCACTGATCCTGGACTTCTAGGTTCTCTCGACGTAGAGTGGAAACCTCCACCCAACATACAAACCTTCAGTGAATGCACAGTGAAATACAGGTTTGAATACCGAAACACTGGGGACAGAGACTGGAAG GTTACTTTTACTAGGAAGCTAAAATTCAGAGTTGGATTTGACCTCAACAGGACTGCTGAAGTGAAGGTACAGACACTGCTGGAAGGACAGTGTACTGACGATGTGGAGGTGCAGAGTGACTGGGTTTATGCTACCTTTCAGATCCCACTGCAAG GGAAGCTGGAATCAGAGGTTCAGAATTTCCACTGCATCTATCATGACTGGGAATACCTCAAGTGTACTTGGCAACCAGGTCTCCTTGCTCCTCGTGGTGTACATTATGGGCTATATTATTG GTATGAGGGGCTGGACCATGCAGCCCAGTGTGATGACTATATTCAGGACCACGGGATAAACATTGGCTGCATGTTGCAAAATCTGAGCCAGGCAGAATATAAGGACCTGAGCATCTGTGTCAACGGGTCGGCAGCAGCCACCGTGTTACGGCCGCTCTACGTCACCCTGCGCCTTCACAACCTAG CCAAACCCTCACCCCCAAAGCAGCTGGTGGTTTCCAtgtctgcagcagaggagctccaGGTGGCTTGGAGCCCACCAGGTGGTGGAACACCTCCCCAGTGCCTGGAGTATGAGGTTCAGCTGGCAGAAGATCAGAGGGAGTCCAAGGCTGCCTGGGTG tctgTGCCAACCCAAATGGAGACCACTTTAACAATTTCCAGGGAAAACCAAAGCCGTGTTTCATGTGTTCGGGTCAGAGggagaacaaatattttctgtgctgaCCAGGGCTTTTGGAGTGAATGGACACAGGAATGTTTCTCTG TGTCCAGAAAAGAGGACCAGCAGCTACTGATCCTCATTCCAGTCATCCTGAGTTTGTCAAGTAGCCTCATAATATTTATGTTGATTGGCCAGTGCAAGAAAAG ATCCCCAGCAGGAAAGCCAGTGCATGCATTGGCAGGATGCTAA
- the IL13RA2 gene encoding interleukin-13 receptor subunit alpha-2 isoform X2 produces MAPWQLRALSVALLWGCVASSSSSHTAVAPPQDLQITDPGLLGSLDVEWKPPPNIQTFSECTVKYRFEYRNTGDRDWKVTFTRKLKFRVGFDLNRTAEVKVQTLLEGQCTDDVEVQSDWVYATFQIPLQGKLESEVQNFHCIYHDWEYLKCTWQPGLLAPRGVHYGLYYWYEGLDHAAQCDDYIQDHGINIGCMLQNLSQAEYKDLSICVNGSAAATVLRPLYVTLRLHNLAKPSPPKQLVVSMSAAEELQVAWSPPGGGTPPQCLEYEVQLAEDQRESKAAWVSVPTQMETTLTISRENQSRVSCVRVRGRTNIFCADQGFWSEWTQECFSVSRKEDQQLLILIPVILSLSSSLIIFMLIGQCKKRSIYPK; encoded by the exons ATGGCTCCCTGGCAGCTTCGCGCTCTCTCCGTGgctctgctgtggggctgcgtggcctcctcctcctcctcccacaccGCAG tTGCTCCCCCACAAGATCTTCAGATCACTGATCCTGGACTTCTAGGTTCTCTCGACGTAGAGTGGAAACCTCCACCCAACATACAAACCTTCAGTGAATGCACAGTGAAATACAGGTTTGAATACCGAAACACTGGGGACAGAGACTGGAAG GTTACTTTTACTAGGAAGCTAAAATTCAGAGTTGGATTTGACCTCAACAGGACTGCTGAAGTGAAGGTACAGACACTGCTGGAAGGACAGTGTACTGACGATGTGGAGGTGCAGAGTGACTGGGTTTATGCTACCTTTCAGATCCCACTGCAAG GGAAGCTGGAATCAGAGGTTCAGAATTTCCACTGCATCTATCATGACTGGGAATACCTCAAGTGTACTTGGCAACCAGGTCTCCTTGCTCCTCGTGGTGTACATTATGGGCTATATTATTG GTATGAGGGGCTGGACCATGCAGCCCAGTGTGATGACTATATTCAGGACCACGGGATAAACATTGGCTGCATGTTGCAAAATCTGAGCCAGGCAGAATATAAGGACCTGAGCATCTGTGTCAACGGGTCGGCAGCAGCCACCGTGTTACGGCCGCTCTACGTCACCCTGCGCCTTCACAACCTAG CCAAACCCTCACCCCCAAAGCAGCTGGTGGTTTCCAtgtctgcagcagaggagctccaGGTGGCTTGGAGCCCACCAGGTGGTGGAACACCTCCCCAGTGCCTGGAGTATGAGGTTCAGCTGGCAGAAGATCAGAGGGAGTCCAAGGCTGCCTGGGTG tctgTGCCAACCCAAATGGAGACCACTTTAACAATTTCCAGGGAAAACCAAAGCCGTGTTTCATGTGTTCGGGTCAGAGggagaacaaatattttctgtgctgaCCAGGGCTTTTGGAGTGAATGGACACAGGAATGTTTCTCTG TGTCCAGAAAAGAGGACCAGCAGCTACTGATCCTCATTCCAGTCATCCTGAGTTTGTCAAGTAGCCTCATAATATTTATGTTGATTGGCCAGTGCAAGAAAAG gagcATTTATCCAAAATGA